In Bifidobacterium sp. ESL0775, the following are encoded in one genomic region:
- the rplU gene encoding 50S ribosomal protein L21 → MYAIVKAGGHQEKVEVGDVILVNRLNAKKGDTVEFPVALVVDGAKVTLAAKDLAKVSVKAEVVDDEAKGPKINIQKFKNKTGVARRKGHRQPLSVIKITAIA, encoded by the coding sequence ATGTACGCGATTGTGAAGGCCGGTGGCCATCAGGAAAAGGTCGAGGTCGGTGACGTCATCCTGGTCAACCGTCTCAATGCGAAGAAGGGCGATACCGTGGAGTTCCCGGTCGCGCTCGTGGTCGACGGCGCCAAGGTGACGCTCGCCGCCAAGGATCTTGCCAAGGTTTCCGTCAAGGCTGAAGTCGTTGACGATGAGGCCAAGGGTCCGAAGATCAACATTCAGAAGTTCAAGAACAAGACTGGTGTCGCCCGTCGCAAGGGTCATCGTCAGCCGCTTTCCGTCATCAAGATCACGGCGATCGCCTGA
- the rpmA gene encoding 50S ribosomal protein L27, translating into MAHKKGASASRNGRDSSAQYLGVKKFGGEPVVAGNIIVRQRGTKFHAGQNVGTGKDHTLFALSDGNVKFGVRRDRKVVDVVSE; encoded by the coding sequence ATGGCACATAAGAAGGGCGCATCCGCTTCCCGCAACGGTCGCGATTCAAGCGCGCAATACCTCGGCGTGAAGAAGTTCGGTGGCGAGCCTGTCGTCGCCGGCAACATCATCGTTCGTCAGCGTGGCACCAAGTTCCACGCCGGCCAGAACGTCGGCACCGGCAAGGATCACACCTTGTTCGCGCTGTCCGACGGCAACGTGAAGTTCGGTGTTCGCCGCGATCGCAAGGTCGTCGACGTAGTCTCCGAGTGA
- the proB gene encoding glutamate 5-kinase: protein MSETQTQTEEKVRAAVANARTIVVKVGSSSLTKPSGHLDTDKVGALVEVLAQHTKNGTRLVLVSSGAIAAGFGPLGFDARPDDVSTQQAAASVGQGVLMQHYETGFARYGVRVGQILLTADDTMRSSRYRNAQRTLRRLLDLNVVPIVNENDALATNEIRFGDNDHLSTLVANLVRADALVLLTDVDGLYTAPPSTPDAKRIGFVPDVDEILDKVSVGGSSSGVGSGGMVTKLEAARIAVNSGIPVVLTSANNIADALKGKPTGTAFAPTAHRDSSRRLWIGFAANPRGSLVGDKGAIKAVLGGKASLLSAGVLEVHGDFSAGDPVWIDDEGGKHIAKGLSSFDSDEIPHTLGRDTSQLKRLLGEEYAHPLVHRDNLVLL from the coding sequence ATGTCGGAAACTCAAACGCAGACGGAAGAAAAGGTACGTGCTGCCGTGGCGAACGCTCGGACCATCGTGGTCAAAGTCGGCTCCAGCTCATTGACCAAGCCTTCCGGCCATTTGGATACGGACAAGGTCGGCGCGCTGGTTGAGGTTTTGGCACAGCACACCAAAAACGGGACTCGCTTGGTGTTGGTCTCGTCCGGCGCCATCGCCGCGGGCTTCGGCCCGTTGGGATTCGACGCGAGGCCAGACGACGTCTCGACACAGCAGGCTGCGGCTTCGGTGGGCCAAGGTGTGCTGATGCAGCATTATGAGACCGGTTTCGCGCGTTACGGCGTGCGTGTCGGCCAGATTCTTCTGACAGCCGACGACACGATGCGTTCTTCGCGCTATCGCAACGCCCAACGCACGCTGCGGCGTCTGCTCGACCTCAACGTGGTGCCCATCGTCAACGAAAACGACGCGCTGGCGACCAACGAGATCCGTTTCGGCGACAACGACCATCTTTCCACGTTGGTCGCCAATCTGGTGCGTGCCGACGCGTTGGTTTTGCTCACCGACGTCGATGGCCTCTATACCGCTCCGCCTTCCACGCCTGACGCCAAGCGAATTGGTTTCGTGCCGGACGTCGACGAGATTCTGGATAAGGTTTCGGTTGGCGGCAGTTCGTCGGGTGTCGGCAGTGGCGGAATGGTCACCAAGCTTGAGGCTGCGCGTATAGCGGTCAATTCCGGCATTCCCGTCGTGCTTACCAGCGCCAATAATATTGCAGACGCTCTGAAAGGAAAACCCACAGGAACGGCTTTCGCGCCGACAGCCCACCGCGATTCCTCACGTCGTCTGTGGATCGGTTTCGCGGCGAATCCGCGTGGTTCGTTGGTTGGAGACAAAGGCGCCATCAAAGCGGTGCTCGGAGGCAAGGCCAGTCTGTTGTCAGCCGGCGTATTGGAGGTACATGGCGATTTCTCCGCCGGCGATCCGGTTTGGATTGATGACGAAGGTGGCAAGCATATCGCCAAAGGCCTGTCGAGCTTCGATTCCGACGAGATTCCGCACACCCTCGGCCGCGACACCTCCCAGCTCAAGCGCCTGCTTGGCGAGGAATATGCCCATCCGCTGGTCCATCGCGACAATCTGGTCCTGCTGTAG
- a CDS encoding pyridoxal phosphate-dependent aminotransferase → MAEWQTLSDRINCVAPSATLAVDSKAKAMKASGVDVIGFGAGEPNFPTPDYIVDAAAAACRDPKNHRYTPTPGLPPLRKAVAAKTLRDSGYEVSPDQVVVTNGGKQAVYEALQILINPGDEVIIPAPYWTTYPEAVKLAGGKPVTVFSGAENGFEPTVEALEAARTPRTKAMFVNTPSNPTGAVWSEKTVRAVGEWAVEHHVWVLSDEIYEHLTYDGEKTAYIGAVVPEVRDQLIVMNGVAKTYAMTGWRVGWLIAPVPAAKAAAKLQGHMTSNVADVCQQAALTAVSGSLDAVATMRKAFDKRRKAIVAGLNAVDGVTCRTPKGAFYALPDVTALLNRPLGKNGTVAKTSSELATLLLEEAHVAAVPGEGFGAPGFLRFSYALADEDLAEGMRRFKEWVG, encoded by the coding sequence ATGGCAGAGTGGCAGACGTTGAGTGACCGTATCAATTGTGTGGCGCCGAGTGCCACGTTGGCCGTGGATTCCAAGGCGAAGGCGATGAAAGCAAGCGGCGTCGACGTCATCGGTTTCGGCGCTGGCGAGCCTAATTTCCCTACTCCCGATTACATCGTCGACGCGGCCGCCGCGGCGTGTCGCGACCCGAAGAATCATCGTTACACCCCGACACCGGGTCTGCCGCCGCTGCGTAAGGCTGTTGCCGCGAAGACCCTGCGTGACTCCGGCTACGAGGTCTCACCCGACCAGGTCGTGGTGACCAACGGCGGCAAGCAGGCTGTTTATGAGGCGCTGCAGATACTCATCAATCCCGGCGACGAGGTCATCATTCCCGCTCCCTATTGGACGACGTATCCCGAGGCCGTGAAGCTGGCCGGTGGCAAGCCCGTCACAGTTTTCAGCGGTGCCGAAAACGGTTTCGAGCCAACAGTCGAGGCGCTTGAGGCAGCACGCACGCCACGTACCAAAGCCATGTTCGTCAACACTCCCTCGAACCCGACCGGTGCGGTCTGGAGCGAGAAGACGGTGCGTGCCGTGGGCGAGTGGGCCGTGGAACACCACGTTTGGGTCTTAAGCGACGAGATCTACGAGCACCTGACCTATGACGGCGAAAAAACCGCATATATCGGTGCCGTCGTACCGGAAGTGCGCGACCAGCTTATCGTCATGAACGGTGTGGCCAAGACCTACGCCATGACCGGCTGGCGTGTCGGCTGGCTGATCGCCCCCGTTCCAGCGGCGAAGGCTGCGGCAAAGCTGCAAGGCCACATGACTTCGAACGTCGCCGATGTCTGCCAGCAGGCCGCGCTTACGGCGGTTTCCGGCTCGCTTGACGCGGTCGCCACGATGCGCAAGGCCTTCGACAAGCGCCGCAAGGCCATCGTCGCCGGTCTCAACGCCGTCGATGGCGTCACCTGTCGCACGCCCAAAGGCGCGTTCTATGCGCTTCCCGATGTCACAGCGCTGTTGAACCGTCCGCTCGGCAAGAACGGAACGGTTGCCAAGACCTCCTCCGAACTGGCCACATTGCTCCTTGAGGAAGCCCATGTCGCGGCCGTCCCCGGAGAAGGGTTCGGCGCCCCCGGCTTCCTGCGTTTCTCGTATGCGCTCGCAGACGAAGATCTGGCCGAAGGCATGCGCCGCTTCAAAGAGTGGGTCGGCTGA
- the obgE gene encoding GTPase ObgE, whose translation MTDFVDRVTVHVRGGDGGNGSAGVKREKYKPLAGPNGGNGGDGGSVIFVADANANNLLDYRFVPHRKAESGTMGLGDTKDGSKGADVVLPVPPGTVIFEAKGAQGKAKHPGRELADLRHVGDRFFAAAGGMGGLGNAALANKTRRAPGFALLGEPGEERDVILELKSIADVALVGFPSAGKSSLIAAMSSAKPKIADYPFTTLVPNLGVVSLEEYRYTIADVPGLIPGASEGKGLGLEFLRHIERTEIIAHVIDCATLEPDRDPISDYHALEEELAKYAAQLKLPLGVIPIPERPRVIILNKADVPEAKELAEFVRPEFEKMGLKTFIVSTASHEGLKELGFALGKMVTELRVKLAKEEAERDEERVVIKPLEQTARRRRRSDDERGTSLDFKVERESNRRGTVWFTVTGAKPERWVRQTNFDNDEAVGYLADRLAGLGVEDELRRHGAKPGDEVRIGKGENAVAFDWDPTIAAGAEMLDGAQLGARGKDLRLDDGADGNRVRRRTNAERRRQYHEMMDAKTAVREAMRQERSAGHWADPSVDDDRHDEHAILGGHEFDDDNSEPETGEK comes from the coding sequence ATGACAGACTTTGTAGATAGAGTGACCGTCCACGTCAGGGGCGGGGATGGCGGCAATGGGTCCGCGGGCGTCAAGCGCGAGAAATACAAGCCGCTGGCCGGCCCGAATGGCGGCAACGGCGGGGATGGCGGTTCCGTCATCTTCGTGGCCGACGCAAACGCCAACAACCTTTTGGATTATCGTTTTGTCCCGCATCGCAAGGCCGAAAGCGGCACGATGGGTCTGGGCGATACCAAGGACGGCTCGAAAGGCGCCGATGTGGTGCTGCCCGTCCCGCCGGGAACCGTGATTTTCGAGGCCAAAGGCGCGCAAGGCAAGGCCAAGCACCCCGGCCGTGAGCTGGCCGATTTGCGCCACGTCGGTGACAGGTTCTTCGCCGCTGCAGGCGGCATGGGCGGTTTGGGCAACGCCGCGCTGGCCAATAAGACGCGTCGTGCTCCCGGATTCGCGTTGCTAGGTGAGCCAGGTGAGGAACGTGATGTAATACTTGAACTCAAGTCGATCGCGGACGTTGCTTTGGTGGGCTTCCCGTCGGCAGGCAAGTCCAGCCTGATCGCCGCGATGAGCTCGGCCAAGCCGAAAATCGCCGATTACCCGTTCACCACGCTGGTGCCGAACCTCGGCGTGGTCAGTCTTGAGGAATACCGCTATACCATTGCCGATGTGCCGGGGCTTATTCCAGGAGCCTCCGAAGGTAAGGGGCTCGGCCTTGAGTTCCTGCGCCATATCGAACGCACCGAAATCATCGCGCACGTCATCGATTGCGCCACACTCGAGCCGGACCGCGACCCGATTTCCGACTACCACGCGCTGGAAGAGGAACTGGCGAAATACGCAGCCCAGCTCAAGCTGCCGCTCGGCGTCATTCCGATCCCTGAACGCCCGCGCGTCATCATCCTCAACAAGGCCGATGTACCCGAGGCCAAGGAATTGGCGGAGTTCGTGCGCCCCGAGTTCGAGAAGATGGGGCTCAAGACGTTCATCGTCTCCACCGCCTCGCATGAGGGCTTGAAGGAGCTTGGCTTCGCTCTGGGCAAGATGGTCACCGAACTACGCGTGAAGCTGGCCAAAGAGGAAGCCGAACGTGACGAGGAACGCGTGGTCATCAAGCCGTTGGAGCAGACGGCGCGTCGCCGCCGTCGTTCCGATGACGAACGTGGCACCTCGCTTGATTTCAAGGTTGAGCGTGAAAGCAACCGCAGGGGAACGGTGTGGTTCACCGTCACCGGCGCGAAGCCGGAACGCTGGGTGCGCCAGACCAATTTCGACAACGACGAGGCCGTAGGCTATCTCGCCGATCGTTTGGCCGGTTTGGGCGTGGAGGACGAATTGCGTCGCCATGGAGCCAAACCCGGCGATGAGGTTCGTATCGGCAAGGGCGAGAACGCGGTCGCCTTTGATTGGGACCCGACCATCGCCGCCGGCGCGGAAATGCTTGACGGCGCCCAGCTGGGTGCCCGAGGCAAGGATCTGCGTTTGGATGACGGTGCCGACGGCAACCGAGTCCGACGCCGCACCAACGCCGAGCGTCGTCGCCAGTACCACGAGATGATGGATGCCAAAACCGCCGTGCGCGAGGCGATGCGCCAGGAACGTTCCGCCGGCCACTGGGCCGATCCAAGCGTTGACGACGACCGCCACGACGAGCACGCGATTCTTGGCGGCCATGAGTTTGATGATGACAACAGCGAGCCGGAAACCGGCGAAAAATAA